One window of Saprospiraceae bacterium genomic DNA carries:
- a CDS encoding alpha-hydroxy-acid oxidizing protein has protein sequence MELGRDWLKIIFSNRLAGTKPCIPVSFELLQLEASKKLSKNAFDYIFTGAGTNQGVTNNRESFKRYRIKPHMLQGCENPSLETQIFNNRFPLPFYFSPIGVLELAHLNADLELAIAAKNTGLTMIYSNQASKSMETCSSLLGTSNKWFQLYFSKSRELVESLVSRAEQNGCTALVLTLDTTTIGWRVMDLENAYLPFIYGKGLAQYTSDPVFNKLMNSNKHNTPTKSVSNRPGFFDTLEILKSYPDTLLNNLKTGNSVKAIRCFFDLYSNPDLSWDDITWLRTITKLPIVLKGILHEEDARKALDSGIDGIIVSNHGGRQIDQVFSSLDALRQIKKILPSSYPLLFDSGIRSGTDIFIALALGAKAIGIGRPYVYALALKGHVGVETLVQNLASELMITMSLCGCKSIETITSDLLTD, from the coding sequence ATGGAGCTGGGACGAGATTGGTTAAAAATAATATTTAGCAACCGCCTGGCTGGAACTAAACCTTGCATACCTGTTTCCTTTGAATTATTACAATTGGAAGCTTCTAAAAAACTCAGCAAGAACGCTTTTGATTATATTTTTACAGGAGCCGGAACGAATCAGGGAGTTACCAATAATCGGGAATCATTTAAACGCTATCGAATTAAACCTCACATGCTTCAAGGATGTGAAAATCCTTCTTTAGAAACTCAGATTTTTAATAATCGTTTTCCGCTACCTTTTTACTTTTCACCTATTGGAGTTCTTGAGCTTGCGCATTTAAATGCAGATTTGGAATTGGCCATAGCCGCTAAAAATACAGGACTCACCATGATTTACTCCAATCAGGCATCAAAATCCATGGAAACTTGCAGTTCGCTGTTAGGCACTTCGAATAAATGGTTTCAGTTATACTTTAGCAAATCAAGAGAACTTGTTGAAAGTTTAGTTTCCAGAGCTGAACAAAATGGGTGTACTGCCTTGGTTCTTACATTAGATACAACCACCATCGGTTGGAGGGTGATGGATTTAGAAAATGCATACCTTCCTTTTATATACGGCAAAGGCTTAGCACAATACACGTCAGATCCTGTATTTAATAAATTAATGAATTCCAATAAACACAATACTCCAACAAAATCAGTGAGTAACCGACCTGGATTCTTCGATACATTAGAAATTTTAAAATCCTATCCCGATACCCTATTGAACAATCTTAAAACCGGTAATTCCGTAAAAGCGATTCGATGTTTTTTTGACTTGTATTCAAATCCAGATTTATCATGGGATGATATCACGTGGTTACGCACCATTACAAAATTACCAATTGTATTAAAAGGGATCTTACACGAAGAAGATGCTCGAAAGGCATTGGACAGTGGAATTGATGGGATCATTGTATCGAATCACGGTGGGCGCCAAATTGACCAGGTATTTTCAAGCTTGGATGCTCTGCGTCAAATAAAAAAAATACTTCCTTCCTCGTATCCACTTTTATTTGATAGTGGAATCCGCAGTGGCACGGATATCTTCATTGCATTGGCTTTGGGTGCAAAAGCTATTGGAATTGGGCGTCCCTACGTATATGCCCTCGCATTAAAAGGTCATGTTGGAGTCGAAACTTTGGTCCAAAACCTTGCTTCTGAATTAATGATTACTATGAGTTTATGTGGTTGCAAATCAATTGAAACGATCACTTCTGATTTATTAACAGATTGA